Below is a window of Deltaproteobacteria bacterium DNA.
ACATTCCGGAACCATCACCTCTACAACGGCACCATCGTATCCCCGGCAACGGGGGGCGCGATCGACGAGGTGCTGATCAGCATCATGCGCAAACCCCACTCCTACACGGGTGAGGATGTGCTGGAAATCCACTGCCACGGCGGCCCCTTCATCGTCGGCGCCGTTCTTGAGGAAGTGTTCCGGGCCGGTGCCCGGCCGGCGGAACCGGGTGAATTCACCCGAAGGGCCTTTCTGAACGACCGGCTCGACCTCGCCCAGGCGGAAGCGGTGGGAGACCTCATCGCGGCCCGGACCGACCAGGGGCGGGAACTGGCGCTTCGCCACCTGTCGGGCGCCTTGTCCGATATGGTCGTCCGCCTGAAAGCCACCCTGGTCGATGTGCTGGTCCATCTCGAAACGACCATCGATTTCGCGGAGGAAGAGGGGCACCTGCCGCCCATGGATGAACATACCATCCGGCTTTGTGCCATGATCGATGAGATCGACACCGTTCTGGCGACCTGGCGCGAAGGAAAGGTCCACCGGACCGGTCTCGCTGCGGTCATCGCGGGCAAACCCAATGTGGGAAAATCAAGCCTGCTCAACAGGTTCGTCGGAAAGCGGCGGGCCATCGTCACGGAAATACCCGGAACAACAAGGGATTTCATCGAGGAAACGGTCTTCGTCGAAGGGATAGCGGTGCGCTTCATCGACACGGCGGGCATCCGCGACAGTGATGAAGAGATCGAACGGGAAGGCATGCGGTTCGTCTGGGAAAAAGTGTCCGATGCCGACCTCGTGCTCGTCCTTTTCGACGGAAGTATTCCTCTCGACCATGAAGACATTGAGATCATTAAAAGAATAGGTGACCGCCCCGTTCTGGCCGTCATCAACAAATCGGACCTGCCGGCGGCCTTCACGGACGGGCAGGTGCGAGACATCCTTCAAGATACCGAACCGCTTCGCATATCGGCAAAATACGGCGAGGGCATGGACCGTCTGAAAAAGCGCATCCGGGAAGCGGCGATCGGTCATCAACACAGTGTTTCAATAGACCTGATCCTGGGAAACCTCCGGCACAAGCTGGCACTTGAACGGACCAGGGCACTCGTCGAGAATGCCCTGCGGGGCATCGAAGAAGGCCTTTCACCGGAACTGCCCGCCCTCGACGTTCGGGAAGCGCTTGACGCCCTGGGCGAGATCGTGGGAGAAACGACGACGGAGGAGGTCCTGGACCGGATATTTTCGACGTTTTGTATAGGGAAGTAAATAAAGGGGCAAAGCGACAAAGTGGCATAGTGGCATAGTGAAAAACACAAAAGATGAAATATTAGATCCCCGAATCCCGTTTTTCCCTTTGTCGCTCTGTCGCTTTGCCCCTTTGCCCCTGATAAAAAGAAACGGAGTCCCCAATGGAACGCTACATTCACGAACCGATTGAAGAGGAAGTACGAACGATCTCCGGAGGATACCGGTACGTCAAGGAGGAGGTCCTTCCTTACCGGGATCGTGATATTCTCTGCCTCGTCGGCGTCGGTCACGTCGACAACTCATGCTGCGGCGTGGGCGGGTGCATTTTTATACGCATACCGGGCTACATCCTGTCATGGAAAGAAACGACGGCCGACGGGAACCCCGTCAGCACCGTCGAGCCCATTGTCGAAGAGGCCGAACAGCGCGATATCGAAAAGATACTTCAAGCCACCTATCCCGCTGCCCAGGTGTATTTCTCGATGGAACGCTATTAAATCCATAAACACCGGCGTGCTCGGGTTTGAATCATCCTTTCGCGCAGAGGGGTATAGAGGCGAAGCCATCACACGAATTTCTGAAAAGATTGCCGCGCCGCTTCGCGGCTCCATTGACGTCATAACGGATGTAGTTAGCCGATTTATCGGCGGTTTTCCCCTCCCTTTGTAAAAGGGAGGCCGGGAGGGATTTATACAAAAGCAAATCTCCCCCAACCCCTCTTTACAAAAGAGGGGGGCAAAGTTGGGGATTACGGATTACGAATCCCGATCTCCCTTTGCCACTTTGTCGCTTTGCCACTTTGCTGCTTTGTCGCTTAACCACTTTGCCACTTTGTCGCTCAGTCGCTTTGTCGCTCTTATCCAGTTATTCTTCCATTCCTTCGATGAGCGCCATCACGTTCCCACCGAGGATAGCGTGGTTGTATCCCCCCTCGAGGATGGCGAAGCAGCCGCCACCGCTCTTCCGGCTCGCTTCCCTGACCATACGGCCCATCTCGCGGTAGTCCTCGGTGGCGAGGACGCCGCCCCAGTCAAGCTGATGGTTGTCGAAGCCGGCCGATATCCCGATGATGTCGGCATCATCGGGGAGGGCTCGTTCCACTTCCCGCAGATAGGCGTTGCGGTCCGATGACGAGGGGTTCAGGATATCCACGTACCCGGAATGGCCCAGGATATTGACGGTGCCGTCGCCGAAGTGAAGGTCGAAATCAAGGATGAAGGCCTTCCTGATCTTCCCTTCACGTTTCAGCTTCGAGATAGCGATGGCCATGTTGCTGAAGTAACAGAATCCCCAGGCGCTCCCGGCCGAGGCATGGTGTCCCGGCGGCCTGATCAGGGCGAAACAGGGCTCGGAAAGGCCCGTCTCGGCGGCCTGGATCGCGCCGCCCGCGGCCAGGGCCGCGATATCATAGAGGTCCTGCCTCCTGACATGCTCGATATGGGTCTCGGTGTGACAGGCGGCGATATCCGCCCGCAGGGCGGGGACCGCTTCCACGATCGTCACCCGGCCCTTGAACGCCTGCATGACCGCCTCGATGCGACCCGAAGACGCCGCCGGATCGTAGGTGTAGGACTGGTAGAAATCCGTGTGAAATATGACCTTCATTGGATACCTCCCATTCTGAGTGCCTGAGTGCCTGAGTACTGGTTTTTACTCCCCTCTTTTGCAAAGAGGGGTTGGGGGAGATTTGCTTTTGTATAAATCCCTCCCGGCCTCCCTTTTACAAAAGGGAGGGGAAAACCGCCGATAAATCGGCGAACTACAAACCAACGCGAACACATGTATGCAGTTCCCCGAATAACGTATCACGGTCCACAAATAAGGGTTCCCGTTTTACGTTTTTCCCTTTGTCGCTCTGTCGCTTTGCCATTCAGTCACTTTCCCTTTATCAATCAAGCCTCTTCCTGAACCGCCGGGCGGCGCCGTTGAAGAGGACCAGACCCAGGACGGTCAGGGCGAGATACTGGTGCCAGAGGGCGGAGAGCCCCACTCCTTTCAGGAATATCCCGCGGATGATGACCAGGATGTATCGCGCCGGGTTCAGGTAGGTGAGCACCCGGACCAGCGGCGGCATGTTCTCTATGGGAAACACGAACCCGCTCAGCATGAAGAGGGGGAGAATGAAAAAGAAGGTGGTCATCATGGCCTGTTGCTGTGTGGAAGAGATGGTCGACACGAAGAGGCCGATGGCCAGCGTGCTCAGCAGGAAGAGCAGTATCCCCAGGAAAAGAAGGGTCACGCTTCCCACCAGGGGGATGTCGAACCAGAAGACGGCGAAGACAATGACCAGGCACATCTGGATGATAGAAATAATGATATAGGGGATGGTCTTCCCCAGGATCAGGTCTGCGGGGGTAATGGGCGTCACGATGAGCTGCTCCATCGTGCCGATCTCCTTTTCCTTCACAATTGCCATGGAAGTGAAGAGCAGCGAAAGGATCATGATCAGGAAGGCCACGATCCCGGGAACGAAGAAATTCCGGCTGTAGAGGTCCGGATTGTACCAGGGCCGTATCCTGGCGTCGATCCGACCGTACTGCAGGCGGTACGGATACAGCTCTCCCAGGAGTTTCCGGTTGAGATCGTTGATAACCATGGTCGTGTAGGCGATCATCATTGATGACATGTGGCTCCTGGTCCCGTCGGTAAGGACCTGTACCGCCGCCGTTTCACCCTTTCTGATGCGACCGCTGAAGTCGGGCGGCACCTTGACGGCGATATCGATCTTCCGCTCCAGCAGCCTGCGCTCCAGGTCGCTGGGCCGGTCGGGAGTGAAGGTGACGTCAAAGGTCCTGTTCGCGTTCAGTGTATCGAAGAGCATGCGGCTTTCACGGGTCATCGACTGATCAAGGAACCCGACCCGCACGGTCCGCACATCGGTGGTCATGACATACCCGAAAATGAGCAGTTGAATGAAGGGAACAATAATAAGGATCGGGCGGTTCCGTTTGTCCCTGAACAGCTGGATGAACTCTTTTCGCACCATTTCCCGGACCCGGAGCAACCTCATATCAGAGTCCCTCCTTTCTGAGCTGTTCATAGGTCAGCATGGCGAGAACGAGAGACATGATCGTCAGGACCAGGTAACTGGTCCACAGATGGGAGAACCCCAGGCCCCGCAGATAGAGGCCGTTCATTATGTCGATGAAATACCGCGCTGGCACGATATAGGTAATGAGCTGCAATATTTTCGGCATGTTGATGACGGGAAAGACAAAGTCGGACAGCAGGATCGACGGCAGAAAGGTCGTGAGGATGGCGCCGATATTGGCGACGAGCAGTGATTTGCTGATAATGGATATCATGAGGCCCAGGCTCAGGGCGACGGAAAGATAGATGGACGAGGCGAGGACCAGGAGCCAGAAATTCGATTTCATGACGACGCCGAAAAGGACCTGCCCCATGAAAACGGCGGCCAGCAGGTCGATCATGCCGATGATGAAGTAGGGAATCGCCTTGCCGAGAAAGAACTCCCCGGCACCGAGCGGGATGGAACGGATCGTTTCCATCGTCCCGTTCTCATATTCCCGGGCAATCACCAGGGAGGTCAGCATGGCGCCGACGATCATGATGATAACGGCGATAATGCCGGGAATGATGAAATTCGTGCTTTCCAGGTCCTCGTTGAACCATACCCGTATCCTGCCCTCCACGGGCGGCCGGATATCGGCCAGGCCCTGCCGGTTGAGGAAATCGGAGAGAAGCGCCCCGTTATACCGCTCCACGAAGCCCGTCATGTATCCCATCGATATGCCGGCCGTGTTCGGATCGCTCCCGTCGATCAGCACCTGAAGCTGGGCGTCGCCGCCGGCATGGATCCGTGATGACCAGCCGGCGGGGATTATGATGACCATGGTGGCCCACCCGTGATCGAGATACTGATCGACCTGTCCCTCATGGGAGAGGTGATCGGCAACATGAAAATAGGGGGAGGCATCGAGGTGCCTGGTAAAATCGCGACTGAGTGGGCTCTTGTCATGGTCGAGGACGGCCATCGTCACATTGTTCACGTCCAGGCTGAGAGCATAGCCGAAGAGCAGTATCAGGAACAGGGGAATAGCGAAGGCGAGATAGAGGCTCCGGTAATCCCGGATGAGGTGGTAGAATTCTTTCCTGGCGACGGCCCTGACTCGTTTCATATATATTCCTTAAAACAGTGCCTGAGTGCCTGTTTGTTTGCCCCCCTCTTTTGCAAAGAGGGGATGGGGGAGATTTTTCTTTTGTATAAATCCCTCCCGGCCTCCCTTTTACAAAGGGAGGGGAAAAGCACCCGATGAATCGGGCAACTACAAAAAACGTGTCTCTGTCCGCGAACACTGATTCCAACTCTTCGTTTTTCCCTCTGTCGCTCTGCCACTTTGTCGCTTTGCCCCTTTGTCACTTCACGGCCATCAACGCCACGAAGGCGTCCTCCAGGTTCGCCCCGGCGGTGTCCGGCAGGGTTTCCCGGACGATCTCTTCGGGGCTTCCCGTTGCGACGATGATGCCCTCGTTGAGCATGACGATCCGTTCACAGTTCCGCGCTTCGTCCATGTAATGGGTGGTGACGAAGACCGTCATCCCTTCCCCGGCCAGTTTCCCGATGAAATCCCAGAAGTGGCGGCGTGTGAGCGGGTCAACGCCGGATGTAGGTTCATCAAGGAAGAGTATCTCGGGTCGGTGAAGCAGGGCGCACCCCAGGGCGAGGCGCTGACGCCATCCTGTTGGAAGGTCCCTCGTGAGCCGGTCCTTTACCGCCGACAGGCGGGCAACTTCCAGGACCCATCCTATCCGGTCCCGCCACTGTACCGGGGGAACATTATAGACCCCCAGGTAGAACCTTATGTTCTCAAAGGGCGTCATGTCCTCATAGAGTGAAAATTTCTGGGACATATAGCCGATGGACTGTTTTATCTTCTCCGGTTCCGTGGTGATATCGAACCCCGCGACGCTGCCCCGGCCCGCCGTGGGGGTAAGCAGGCCGCAGAGCATCCGGATGGTGGTCGATTTACCCGACCCGTTCGGCCCCAGAAAGCCGAAGATCTCTCCCCTTTTCACGGAAAAAGAGATCTTGTTGACCGCCGTGAAATCGCCGAACCGTTTTTCAAGGTCCGCAACGCAGATGGCCTCAGAATTTGAAACTGTCATGTGCCAGGTCCCTGTCGAATTGCTGAATCCGGTGAATGATCGCCTCCTCAAGATCGGGCATGTCCCCCCGTATAACGGCGGGATTTCCCGAATCGATGACCCGGGAGTTGTGCATCAGGGCAATCCGGTCGCACTTCTCACCCTCGTCCAGGTATGCCGTCGAGATCAGTATGGTCATGCCGTCTCGTTTCATCTGAAACAGAATATCCCAGAATTCCTTGCGCGAAACCGGGTCGACGCCGTTCGTGGGCTCGTCGAGAATGAGGACCTCCGGCTGGTGGACCAGGACGCAGGCAAGCCCCAGTTTCTGTTTCATGCCGCCCGACAGGTTCCCCGCCAGTCGATCCACAAAGGGACTGAGATTGGAAAATGCGAGAAACCGTTTTTTCCGGGCCCTGCGCTCAGCCCCGGAAACGCCGAAGATATCCATGAAAAAATCCATGTTCTCACCGACCGTAAGGTCCTGGTACAGGCCGAATCGCTGGGGCATGTATCCGATCATCCGCTTGATGTCATCACGGGAGGTGACCACGTCGCGACCGCCGATGGTGATCCCGCCGTCCGTCGGCGGGATCATGGTGGCCACCATCCGAAGAAAGGTGGACTTTCCCGCACCGTCGGAACCGACGAGACCGAACATCTCCCCTTTCTCAACGGACAGGGAAAGGCCCTCTACGGCACGGATATCGCCGAAGGTTTTACTGATATTTCGCGCCTCAATGAAAGACATAATACATCAGTGACAAAGCGACAGAGTGGCAGAGCGACAGAGTGTGCTATGTTCTATCTTTTAACTTCTTGATCATGACAGATAACATTCTCTCTAATTCTCTGCTTTTCTCATCAATCTTGCGAAATAACGATTCTTCCAGCAGATTGAGACTACAGGCAATCTCCAATTGTGTCTGAAGTTCAAACAGTGAACCCGTCGATATTGACAGAAACCGGATGTATTCACCTGTTGTCCGTCTGCCGAATCCCTCGGCAATATTACTTGGTATGGAAACGGCGGAACGTCTCAATTGTGTCTTCAATCCAAATATTTCCTCACCCGGGAAACATCGCGTGATCTCATATATCCTGATTACCAGCTCCATCCCCTTCTGCCAGACCAGTAAATCTCTGAATGTCTTTACCATCGATCATCCCCCCCAATATCATCAAAAGACCCTTTTTCTTCTATGTCACACTGTCTCCTTTTCCCTCAGTCGCTTTGTCGCTTTGCCACTCTGTCACTTCAGGATCGCATCCGCCGGGATTCCTGTCTTGAGCTCCAGGTCGGGGTTCGGGATGAGCACTTTCACGAGATAGACCAGCTTGACCCGTTCCTTGTGGGTCTGGATGACCTTGGGCGTGAATTCCCCCTCGGGGGAAATGAAGGAAACCGTGCCCCGGTAGATTTTTCCCGCAAAGGTGTCTATGGTGACATCCACGGCCTGGCCGGGTTTGACCGTTCCTATGCGGGTTTCATCAACGAATATCTTCAACTCCACCGTGGAGAGGTCGGAAAGGGTCAGCACTTCCCGCGACGGAGCGACCACTTCCCCGAGCTCGATGTTCCTGCTGGTAATGATACCGTCGAAGGGTGCCCTCAGGCGGGTCTGCCGCAGGTGGATCTCCGCTGACTCAAGCGCCGCACGGGCCGCCTGCAGCTGTGCCCTGGCCATTTCTATCTCCTTTTTCGCTGTATCAAGCCGCTGCAGGTTGCTCTCGGCCTGACGCAGTATCGCTTCCGCCTCGGCACGCTGCGCCCGGGACGTTTCAAAATGGAGAACCACCGTTTCCCAGTCCCGGGGGGAAACGACATTCCGTTCCAGAAGACTGGCGTACCGATCCCGGTTCCTGCGTGCCTCTTCAAGTACGGCACCGGCGCTCTCAACCCCCGCCTTCGCCCGGGCCACATCGGCGGGCAGGGTTTTCTCGTAGAGGGAAAAAACGGATTCAAGCTGGGTCACCCGGTTCACCGCGGTCTCCACGTTCGCCCGCGCCTGGTCGACGCCGGCACGGTACTCGGCATCGTCAAGCTCCGCCAGCATCTCGTTTTGCCGTACCGCGGAGCCTTCGTCCACGTATACCTGGACGATCTTTCCGCTCACCTGAAACGAGAGCTGGGAACGTGTCGCCTCGACGACACCCGAGTAAAGGTCGGCTTTGGAATTGGTTTTCTGTTGCCCCTGATAGACAAGGATCCCGACACCCACCAGAAGAACGATGACAGCAATAAAGATGAGCCGCTTTTTCAAAAGTCTCCCTCCTTGTTACGGCCGTTCGTCACAATGACGAAGAATGAAGCCGAGCGCAGCATATGGACCTTTTACAGGATCGTCATTTCTTCTCCAGTATAAAGAACCGGTGATATACATTCTGCGGTATGGAACGATTGACGGCAATGCGGAATCCGGCACGCTCCATATCCGCCACGATCCTCTTCAGCGGATACCCCCGAACGCCGATCTCCCAGTAGTGACTCCGTCCAGCCGGCCTCTCATAGGGGGGATACCGCTGCATATCCCTGAACATACCAAAATAGGCGTCTTTCTTCATCCATGGCAGATGTACCCTGAAATCGAAGTATTTTCTTCCCTGGGGAAGCGACAGGAGAACATGCTTCCCGGCTATCCGGTGGAAGGATCGCAGGCAGGGGGAAAAATGGTCGTATTCCAGGTGTTCCAGCACCTGAAATGAAGCGACCAGATCGAAGGACGCGTCCCTGAACGGTAGGGCCCTGATGTCCGCCGTGACATCGGCGGCGACGTCCCGTGAAATATCGCAGGTGAGGATGGAATATCCCATGTCCCGCAGGATGGAAGACATGATGCCGTCACCGACACCCAGCTCAAGGATGCTGCCCGGCCGGCACTCGGAAATATACTGCATCTGCCAGTAGTAACTGATCCACCGGCTGTATCCGATCTGCTTGTAGTACGTGCCGTTGTTCCTTGAGAGGATCATCGGTGCTCCACCTGTCGAAGGTCCCGTGAATCCCTGAGGACGGAACCGCGCCGCCCTCTTTCGGCCCGGTCAGGATGACACCAGGTACTCTATCAGATCATAGAGCGTGACCGTACCCGGGTGCCGCTTCTTCCGTTTCCTGCTGCTGTATCGATGAACCACCTGAAAGGGCCTGCCGGTAATACTTTTTTCCACCCATTGATAGACATCCTTCCGGCGATAGCATTCCCTGAAGAGCCTCATGACCGGGCCCCTGGCGTCCGGCTCAAGGTCCTCGGAGAGGGTCACCAGCATCTTCAGCACCTCCCGCGAGGCACATTGCCGGAGCGGCTCCCAGGGCCTTCCCATCTCGAAATCCACATGATAAAAGGAATTCCCGGCAAATAGTATATTTCGGGAGTTCGCGTCAATATGAAAAAGCAGGGGTTCATTCGTGCGAAAGGCCTCATCGTGACGCCTGGCGACCTCGGAAAAGAGCCGTTCCAGGCATGCCCGGCGTTTGGCAGGATCCATACCCGGGTCCCGGACCGCCTCACGAAGGGTCATGCCCTCTATGAAGGTCGTGGCCAGCAGCGGCAGCGGCGAGAGCTCGGGCATCGGGTTCCCGACGATGACGGGTACCGCATAACCCCGTTCCCGCCAGCAGCGCAGGGTCACTTCTTCAAAGGCCATCCGCTTTCGCGGTGATGTGTACTCCACGGGTTGCCGGACTCCCAGCGCCCCCAGGAACTTTCTTATCTCATAGGCCGCTCTCGGCCGCTTCGGGCCGTATATCTTCAGAAACACCGACGACCCTCCCCGGGGGATCCGGTAGCAGGCGTTGGAATGGGCCGATTCTATTCTGAACCCCTCGAGCCGCTCCAGTATGTCTTTTCTATCCGCTTTTTCTGAAGACATAGATGAGGTCCTGGCTGAAAACCGTGGGCCAGAGCCATGCCCTGACGGTCTTTTTCGGTGTCGTCAGCCGGTGCCTGGTGAAGCCCTGCACCGTCACCATGTTCTCAAAATCGGGGCCCGTCTGGAAATTGACATGGGCGCCGGAGATCGGCGGAAACGTCCCGGCCAGAAATTTCAGACGGTGATGATAGTAGCAGATATTCGGAATGACCCCCATGAACCATCCGCCGTCCCTGAGCCGGTCTCGGACACTCCTCACAAATGCCGCCGGATCGTCGAGATGATGGACGATCCTGCTGGCGATGATGCAGTCCATCTTTTCGGGGTACTCGGGCAGGCCCCCGTTCAGGTCACACCGGCGTATGCGCGTTGTGTCAAAATCATAGAGCTCAAAGGCCTTTTCGGAAAGCTCGATGCCGTACATCTCGTACCGGTTGGCAAGCTCGCGGAACACATGGCCGGGGCCGACACCGCAGTCAAGGACCCGGGCATCGCCCGACCCGAGAAGGGCACGGACCTCTTCGATGATCTTCCGGTGAACATCAGTGAACTGATAGTGCCCGTCCTTGAAACGCTTATCCCAGTAAGCGTCATAATCAGAGACACCGTATGATCTCATGGTCCCTTTTCCCGACATGTTCCCACCCAGTCAAATATCCGCTTCATCTGCTTTTCGTACGTGTATTCGGCAAGCACCCGCCGCTGCCCGGCCCCGGCGATCCGGCGCCGCTCGTCGTCGTGCGCCAGATAATACCGGACCTTCTCGACCATCTCATCGTCCCCGTCAAAAACATCGAGCTCCTCGCCCACCGCAAAGGCATGCTCCACGCCGGGCGTCCGCCGGCAGAGATAGAAACCGCCGCACCCCATCACGGCAAAACAGCGGTTGCTCAGATACCGTCCCGTAATCGTA
It encodes the following:
- the mnmE gene encoding tRNA uridine-5-carboxymethylaminomethyl(34) synthesis GTPase MnmE, which produces MSLAREQTIAAVATPPGTGGIAIIRVSGPGVEAIARKLFRPRRPRRTFRNHHLYNGTIVSPATGGAIDEVLISIMRKPHSYTGEDVLEIHCHGGPFIVGAVLEEVFRAGARPAEPGEFTRRAFLNDRLDLAQAEAVGDLIAARTDQGRELALRHLSGALSDMVVRLKATLVDVLVHLETTIDFAEEEGHLPPMDEHTIRLCAMIDEIDTVLATWREGKVHRTGLAAVIAGKPNVGKSSLLNRFVGKRRAIVTEIPGTTRDFIEETVFVEGIAVRFIDTAGIRDSDEEIEREGMRFVWEKVSDADLVLVLFDGSIPLDHEDIEIIKRIGDRPVLAVINKSDLPAAFTDGQVRDILQDTEPLRISAKYGEGMDRLKKRIREAAIGHQHSVSIDLILGNLRHKLALERTRALVENALRGIEEGLSPELPALDVREALDALGEIVGETTTEEVLDRIFSTFCIGK
- a CDS encoding histone deacetylase family protein; the encoded protein is MKVIFHTDFYQSYTYDPAASSGRIEAVMQAFKGRVTIVEAVPALRADIAACHTETHIEHVRRQDLYDIAALAAGGAIQAAETGLSEPCFALIRPPGHHASAGSAWGFCYFSNMAIAISKLKREGKIRKAFILDFDLHFGDGTVNILGHSGYVDILNPSSSDRNAYLREVERALPDDADIIGISAGFDNHQLDWGGVLATEDYREMGRMVREASRKSGGGCFAILEGGYNHAILGGNVMALIEGMEE
- a CDS encoding ABC transporter permease, whose amino-acid sequence is MRLLRVREMVRKEFIQLFRDKRNRPILIIVPFIQLLIFGYVMTTDVRTVRVGFLDQSMTRESRMLFDTLNANRTFDVTFTPDRPSDLERRLLERKIDIAVKVPPDFSGRIRKGETAAVQVLTDGTRSHMSSMMIAYTTMVINDLNRKLLGELYPYRLQYGRIDARIRPWYNPDLYSRNFFVPGIVAFLIMILSLLFTSMAIVKEKEIGTMEQLIVTPITPADLILGKTIPYIIISIIQMCLVIVFAVFWFDIPLVGSVTLLFLGILLFLLSTLAIGLFVSTISSTQQQAMMTTFFFILPLFMLSGFVFPIENMPPLVRVLTYLNPARYILVIIRGIFLKGVGLSALWHQYLALTVLGLVLFNGAARRFRKRLD
- a CDS encoding ABC transporter permease; amino-acid sequence: MKRVRAVARKEFYHLIRDYRSLYLAFAIPLFLILLFGYALSLDVNNVTMAVLDHDKSPLSRDFTRHLDASPYFHVADHLSHEGQVDQYLDHGWATMVIIIPAGWSSRIHAGGDAQLQVLIDGSDPNTAGISMGYMTGFVERYNGALLSDFLNRQGLADIRPPVEGRIRVWFNEDLESTNFIIPGIIAVIIMIVGAMLTSLVIAREYENGTMETIRSIPLGAGEFFLGKAIPYFIIGMIDLLAAVFMGQVLFGVVMKSNFWLLVLASSIYLSVALSLGLMISIISKSLLVANIGAILTTFLPSILLSDFVFPVINMPKILQLITYIVPARYFIDIMNGLYLRGLGFSHLWTSYLVLTIMSLVLAMLTYEQLRKEGL
- a CDS encoding ABC transporter ATP-binding protein, encoding MTVSNSEAICVADLEKRFGDFTAVNKISFSVKRGEIFGFLGPNGSGKSTTIRMLCGLLTPTAGRGSVAGFDITTEPEKIKQSIGYMSQKFSLYEDMTPFENIRFYLGVYNVPPVQWRDRIGWVLEVARLSAVKDRLTRDLPTGWRQRLALGCALLHRPEILFLDEPTSGVDPLTRRHFWDFIGKLAGEGMTVFVTTHYMDEARNCERIVMLNEGIIVATGSPEEIVRETLPDTAGANLEDAFVALMAVK
- a CDS encoding ABC transporter ATP-binding protein — encoded protein: MSFIEARNISKTFGDIRAVEGLSLSVEKGEMFGLVGSDGAGKSTFLRMVATMIPPTDGGITIGGRDVVTSRDDIKRMIGYMPQRFGLYQDLTVGENMDFFMDIFGVSGAERRARKKRFLAFSNLSPFVDRLAGNLSGGMKQKLGLACVLVHQPEVLILDEPTNGVDPVSRKEFWDILFQMKRDGMTILISTAYLDEGEKCDRIALMHNSRVIDSGNPAVIRGDMPDLEEAIIHRIQQFDRDLAHDSFKF
- a CDS encoding four helix bundle protein; this translates as MVKTFRDLLVWQKGMELVIRIYEITRCFPGEEIFGLKTQLRRSAVSIPSNIAEGFGRRTTGEYIRFLSISTGSLFELQTQLEIACSLNLLEESLFRKIDEKSRELERMLSVMIKKLKDRT
- a CDS encoding efflux RND transporter periplasmic adaptor subunit, yielding MKKRLIFIAVIVLLVGVGILVYQGQQKTNSKADLYSGVVEATRSQLSFQVSGKIVQVYVDEGSAVRQNEMLAELDDAEYRAGVDQARANVETAVNRVTQLESVFSLYEKTLPADVARAKAGVESAGAVLEEARRNRDRYASLLERNVVSPRDWETVVLHFETSRAQRAEAEAILRQAESNLQRLDTAKKEIEMARAQLQAARAALESAEIHLRQTRLRAPFDGIITSRNIELGEVVAPSREVLTLSDLSTVELKIFVDETRIGTVKPGQAVDVTIDTFAGKIYRGTVSFISPEGEFTPKVIQTHKERVKLVYLVKVLIPNPDLELKTGIPADAILK
- a CDS encoding class I SAM-dependent methyltransferase, with the translated sequence MILSRNNGTYYKQIGYSRWISYYWQMQYISECRPGSILELGVGDGIMSSILRDMGYSILTCDISRDVAADVTADIRALPFRDASFDLVASFQVLEHLEYDHFSPCLRSFHRIAGKHVLLSLPQGRKYFDFRVHLPWMKKDAYFGMFRDMQRYPPYERPAGRSHYWEIGVRGYPLKRIVADMERAGFRIAVNRSIPQNVYHRFFILEKK
- a CDS encoding class I SAM-dependent methyltransferase, whose translation is MRSYGVSDYDAYWDKRFKDGHYQFTDVHRKIIEEVRALLGSGDARVLDCGVGPGHVFRELANRYEMYGIELSEKAFELYDFDTTRIRRCDLNGGLPEYPEKMDCIIASRIVHHLDDPAAFVRSVRDRLRDGGWFMGVIPNICYYHHRLKFLAGTFPPISGAHVNFQTGPDFENMVTVQGFTRHRLTTPKKTVRAWLWPTVFSQDLIYVFRKSG
- a CDS encoding glycosyltransferase family 1 protein; amino-acid sequence: SRQVKNLRYFLGGVHRAWAGREVFMKDFASVIGTTKVFLGEDADITITGRYLSNRCFAVMGCGGFYLCRRTPGVEHAFAVGEELDVFDGDDEMVEKVRYYLAHDDERRRIAGAGQRRVLAEYTYEKQMKRIFDWVGTCREKGP